A window of the Eubacterium sp. 1001713B170207_170306_E7 genome harbors these coding sequences:
- the murF gene encoding UDP-N-acetylmuramoyl-tripeptide--D-alanyl-D-alanine ligase codes for MEKVSLEQLVKITEGRLIQTGKTGWISGAAIDSRKIEKNDLFIPIKGEKVDGHRFIEIAAEKGCSTSFTETAALDFPAGINVILVESCLEAMKALAKYNRDRYAIPVIAVTGSSGKTTTKDLIASVLSQKYNTLKTQGNFNNEYGIPQTLFNLQPEHEIAVIEMGMDHLDDIRKSIGEVRPHIGVITNIGTAHIEILKTQDNILAAKKEIFETMGADDIALLNGDDVYLNKINEAEEPFSVVRVGIQSAGLSLRAEQVESSAQGIRFVADGERYHFAYPGIHNVYNCLTAIWLGKKYQMTQDEIQRGLDAFKPSGNRMDIVQVKETTVINDSYNANPDAMKAALDMLWDMGKNSRRLAVLGDMLEMGEMAESGHLEIGAYAAEKADVLIAVGPESKAYIKGAGASLADESCFWTADAEGAGRLLRKLMTPGDVILIKASRGVHLEKTLEMIQE; via the coding sequence ATGGAAAAAGTTTCACTTGAGCAATTGGTGAAAATCACAGAAGGCCGGCTCATCCAGACTGGCAAAACCGGCTGGATCAGCGGCGCGGCGATCGATAGCCGTAAAATCGAAAAAAACGATCTTTTTATCCCCATTAAGGGTGAAAAGGTAGATGGACACCGTTTCATCGAAATCGCGGCTGAAAAGGGCTGCTCAACAAGTTTTACAGAGACAGCGGCCCTGGACTTTCCGGCGGGCATCAATGTCATTCTGGTCGAATCCTGCCTGGAGGCCATGAAGGCTCTGGCAAAGTACAACCGGGACCGCTACGCTATCCCCGTTATCGCCGTTACCGGCAGCAGCGGAAAAACGACCACCAAGGACCTCATCGCCTCGGTGCTGTCCCAGAAATACAACACCTTAAAAACCCAGGGGAATTTTAATAACGAGTACGGGATCCCCCAGACCCTCTTTAATTTACAGCCGGAGCACGAAATCGCTGTGATCGAGATGGGCATGGATCATCTTGATGATATCCGGAAATCCATCGGCGAGGTCCGGCCCCACATCGGCGTCATTACCAATATCGGCACGGCCCACATCGAGATCCTGAAAACCCAGGATAACATTCTGGCCGCCAAGAAAGAGATTTTCGAGACCATGGGTGCGGACGACATTGCGCTGCTCAATGGGGACGATGTGTATTTAAATAAGATCAATGAGGCGGAGGAACCCTTCTCGGTCGTGCGGGTAGGTATCCAGAGCGCGGGCCTGTCACTCAGGGCAGAGCAGGTGGAGTCCTCAGCCCAGGGCATCCGCTTTGTGGCAGACGGCGAGCGCTATCACTTCGCCTATCCTGGCATTCACAATGTTTATAACTGCCTGACCGCCATCTGGCTCGGCAAAAAATATCAGATGACCCAGGACGAGATCCAGCGGGGCCTTGACGCCTTTAAGCCAAGCGGCAACCGCATGGATATTGTCCAGGTAAAGGAAACCACGGTGATCAACGATTCCTATAACGCCAACCCCGACGCCATGAAGGCGGCCCTCGATATGCTGTGGGACATGGGCAAGAACAGCCGCAGGCTTGCGGTGCTCGGCGATATGCTGGAAATGGGCGAGATGGCTGAGAGCGGCCACCTTGAGATCGGCGCCTACGCGGCAGAAAAGGCCGATGTGCTCATCGCTGTCGGGCCGGAATCAAAGGCCTACATCAAGGGGGCAGGCGCCAGCCTGGCCGATGAAAGCTGCTTCTGGACCGCCGACGCAGAGGGCGCGGGCAGACTGCTGAGAAAGCTTATGACACCGGGAGACGTCATACTCATCAAGGCCTCCAGGGGCGTACATCTGGAAAAAACACTGGAAATGATTCAGGAGTAA
- the mraY gene encoding phospho-N-acetylmuramoyl-pentapeptide-transferase: MDTLKFSIISLLVAFVIVWLAMPRVLPVLHRLHFGQAIREEGPQSHMKKSGTPTMGGLVIQGAILIAVIIISLLTGKWDFFPLTVMVAFGAIGFIDDYIKVSKKHNLGLRAWQKLVLQFVAALAIAFYAAWTPSIGTELVVPFTGTTVDFGIWYVPFTFFAVVAVTNAVNLTDGLDGLASGVTAIVCVFFLAVAVALSQVSTAVFTGAVIGACLGFLRYNSNPAEIFMGDTGSMALGGAVIVMAIITRMQIFVLIAGLLYVIEALSVVIQVGYFKLTHGKRFFKMAPIHHHFELKGWSETRVVTVFWVVTAVFVALAFLCL, from the coding sequence ATGGATACTTTAAAATTTTCAATTATCAGTTTATTGGTCGCGTTTGTCATTGTCTGGCTCGCCATGCCCAGAGTCCTGCCGGTTCTGCACCGGCTGCACTTCGGACAGGCCATCCGTGAGGAGGGCCCCCAGAGCCATATGAAAAAATCCGGCACCCCCACCATGGGCGGCCTGGTCATTCAGGGCGCGATTTTGATCGCGGTGATCATCATCAGTTTATTGACCGGAAAATGGGATTTCTTTCCATTGACCGTGATGGTGGCGTTTGGGGCCATTGGCTTTATCGACGACTATATCAAGGTTTCAAAAAAGCATAACCTGGGTCTGCGCGCCTGGCAGAAGCTGGTGCTCCAGTTTGTGGCAGCCCTGGCCATTGCGTTCTACGCGGCGTGGACACCTTCCATCGGCACAGAGCTGGTCGTCCCGTTTACTGGCACTACGGTCGATTTTGGCATCTGGTATGTTCCCTTTACCTTTTTTGCTGTCGTGGCAGTGACCAACGCAGTCAACCTGACCGACGGCCTTGACGGTCTCGCCTCCGGCGTCACCGCCATTGTGTGTGTGTTCTTCCTGGCTGTGGCCGTGGCGCTCAGCCAGGTCAGCACCGCTGTTTTCACCGGCGCGGTCATCGGCGCGTGCCTGGGCTTCCTGCGCTACAACTCAAACCCGGCGGAGATTTTTATGGGGGATACGGGCTCCATGGCGCTGGGCGGCGCGGTGATCGTGATGGCCATCATCACACGGATGCAGATCTTCGTGCTGATCGCGGGCCTGCTCTATGTCATTGAGGCCTTATCGGTGGTTATCCAGGTCGGCTACTTCAAGCTGACCCACGGCAAGCGCTTCTTTAAAATGGCGCCGATCCACCATCACTTTGAGCTCAAGGGCTGGAGTGAGACCCGGGTCGTCACCGTGTTCTGGGTGGTCACAGCAGTCTTTGTGGCGCTGGCATTTTTATGTTTATAA
- the rsmH gene encoding 16S rRNA (cytosine(1402)-N(4))-methyltransferase RsmH — protein sequence MEFSHTTVLLHETVDGLMIRPDGTYVDGTLGGGGHSELICQRLNADGTLIGIDQDDFALDYAGRRLAPYPCRKQLVKNNFVNLKAVLEVTGISQIDGIIYDLGVSSFQFDDETRGFSYHHDGPLDMRMDSAAELSAYEVVNAYPPERLKKVLQVYGEERFAGRIVNTIIKEREKKPIQTTLELSELIKAAYPAKERFREKHPARKSFQAIRLEVNHELDILEDAFSAGIEALKPGGRMCIITFHSLEDRIVKHFFKDRQNPCTCPPEFPTCVCGKKPEVKIITRKPMLPTPEEIEANRRSRSAKLRIAEKL from the coding sequence TTGGAATTTTCACACACAACCGTGCTTTTGCACGAAACTGTAGACGGGCTGATGATCAGACCGGACGGTACCTATGTCGACGGTACCCTGGGCGGCGGCGGCCACTCAGAGCTGATCTGCCAGCGCCTGAACGCAGACGGAACGCTGATCGGCATCGACCAGGACGATTTTGCCCTGGACTACGCCGGCAGACGCCTCGCACCTTATCCGTGCCGCAAGCAGCTTGTCAAAAACAATTTTGTCAATCTGAAAGCAGTGCTCGAGGTGACCGGCATCTCGCAGATCGACGGCATTATTTATGACCTTGGGGTTTCCTCCTTTCAGTTTGATGATGAAACCCGGGGCTTTTCCTACCACCACGACGGGCCGCTGGACATGCGGATGGACAGCGCAGCCGAGCTGTCGGCCTATGAGGTCGTCAACGCCTACCCGCCGGAGCGCTTAAAAAAGGTGCTGCAGGTCTACGGGGAGGAACGCTTCGCCGGCCGCATTGTCAATACGATTATAAAGGAAAGGGAAAAAAAGCCCATCCAGACCACGCTGGAGCTCAGCGAGCTCATCAAGGCCGCCTACCCGGCCAAAGAGCGCTTCAGGGAGAAGCACCCAGCGCGTAAAAGCTTTCAGGCCATCCGCCTGGAGGTCAACCATGAGCTGGACATTCTGGAGGACGCCTTTTCGGCGGGGATCGAAGCACTGAAGCCCGGAGGGCGCATGTGCATCATCACCTTCCATTCCCTTGAGGACCGGATCGTCAAGCATTTTTTCAAGGACCGGCAGAACCCCTGCACCTGTCCGCCGGAGTTCCCCACCTGCGTGTGCGGGAAGAAGCCGGAAGTCAAGATTATTACGCGCAAACCGATGCTTCCCACGCCGGAGGAGATCGAGGCCAACCGAAGGTCCAGAAGCGCTAAATTAAGAATTGCAGAAAAGCTATAG
- a CDS encoding penicillin-binding transpeptidase domain-containing protein, whose amino-acid sequence MYLQIIDSTDQYSRQVDQLVEEVPLKASRGNIYDRNMRILVQDSTATAIHVIPLEVKEPERLAKGLSEKLNLDYQEVLDKVNKVEDDKVEVKNGVKKGDGEKVAAEIPEGVSFLDGTVYAVPDEVKDPDSAAQVLVNVLGMDYDDAREVLTRKENSAVLIEGKVDNNLAREIKEDQAIKNEKGDTKSYNGIELIEDKRRYYTNGNFASYVLGFTGQDHTGLAGVESFYDDQLKGDDGIIYFQKDAQGNQIPSQTKIIKEATQGKDLTLTIDSNIQMLAERGLKSAVEEWKAKSGTAIVMDTKTGEIIAMATQPDYNLNDPYSISDYYSSKHANDLKDKSKADQLSEMWKNPAVSFIYEPGSTFKAVTASSALEEGVVTPDTTVYCSGSININGVTVNCTGSHGTQTVSQAIANSCNPGLVQIIQKLDPQLFYQYVYNYGFGKQTGIELPGEEAGIINRPFDGNGEINLLDYATFSFGQGLATTPIQLLSALNCVVNNGYYMNPTIVGKGSSQQEYVNNQLNGPKQIISSDTSAEMRNIMKNVVAENSTLASLAEGYSIGGKTGTAEKFVDGAYNSTYYVTSFFCYAPVEDPRYSILLVLDEPDPSAFGGTSAAPTAINLMKQVLDYMGGQTDSDTQIQQNAITVPDLIGQEKDFAVKILEEKGIKYKLDVKGDGDTVISQSFPAQSVYDPNTELVLEIGSQSSENGDKVTVPDLNGMSIQSVNEIVTGLGLNLKVTGSGFAAEQSVAAGSVVDKGSEISVTFKP is encoded by the coding sequence ATGTATTTACAGATCATCGACTCCACCGACCAGTACTCGCGTCAGGTGGATCAGCTGGTGGAGGAGGTGCCGTTAAAGGCCTCGAGGGGGAACATCTACGACCGCAACATGCGCATTCTGGTGCAGGACTCCACCGCCACCGCCATTCACGTTATCCCGTTGGAGGTTAAGGAGCCCGAGCGGCTGGCCAAGGGGCTCAGTGAAAAGCTGAACCTTGACTACCAGGAGGTTTTAGACAAGGTCAATAAGGTTGAGGATGACAAGGTCGAGGTCAAAAACGGGGTCAAAAAAGGCGACGGCGAAAAGGTGGCCGCTGAAATCCCCGAGGGCGTCAGCTTTCTGGACGGCACGGTCTACGCGGTGCCCGATGAGGTCAAGGACCCGGATTCGGCCGCCCAGGTGCTGGTCAACGTGCTGGGCATGGACTACGACGATGCCCGGGAGGTATTGACCCGGAAGGAAAACAGCGCGGTGCTCATCGAGGGCAAGGTGGATAATAACCTGGCCCGTGAGATTAAAGAGGACCAGGCCATTAAAAACGAAAAGGGCGATACCAAAAGCTATAACGGCATCGAGCTGATCGAGGATAAACGCCGCTATTACACCAACGGGAATTTCGCCTCCTATGTCCTCGGCTTCACAGGCCAGGACCATACAGGCCTTGCAGGCGTCGAGTCCTTCTACGATGATCAGCTTAAGGGTGACGACGGCATCATCTATTTCCAGAAGGATGCCCAGGGCAACCAGATCCCATCCCAGACCAAGATCATCAAGGAGGCGACCCAGGGCAAGGACTTAACCCTGACCATCGACAGCAATATTCAGATGCTGGCCGAGCGGGGTCTTAAATCCGCCGTTGAGGAATGGAAGGCCAAGAGCGGCACCGCCATTGTCATGGATACCAAGACCGGCGAGATCATCGCCATGGCGACCCAGCCGGATTACAATCTCAACGACCCGTACAGCATCAGCGACTATTACAGCTCCAAGCACGCGAACGACCTGAAGGACAAGTCCAAGGCCGATCAGCTCAGTGAGATGTGGAAAAACCCGGCAGTCAGCTTTATTTACGAGCCCGGCTCCACCTTTAAAGCCGTGACCGCGTCCAGCGCCCTTGAGGAGGGCGTGGTGACACCGGATACCACGGTTTACTGCAGCGGCTCCATCAACATTAACGGCGTCACGGTTAACTGTACCGGCTCCCACGGCACCCAGACGGTTTCCCAGGCCATTGCCAACTCCTGTAACCCGGGGCTGGTTCAGATCATTCAGAAGCTGGACCCGCAGCTCTTCTACCAGTATGTCTACAACTACGGTTTTGGCAAGCAGACCGGCATCGAGCTGCCCGGCGAGGAAGCGGGCATTATCAACCGGCCCTTTGACGGGAACGGCGAGATCAACCTGCTGGATTATGCCACCTTCTCCTTTGGACAGGGCCTTGCCACCACACCGATTCAGCTGCTCTCAGCGCTGAACTGCGTGGTTAACAACGGCTATTACATGAATCCGACCATTGTCGGAAAGGGGAGCAGTCAGCAGGAATATGTCAATAACCAGCTGAACGGCCCCAAGCAGATCATCTCCTCGGACACCTCGGCCGAAATGCGCAACATCATGAAAAATGTCGTCGCTGAAAACTCGACCCTAGCCAGCCTGGCAGAGGGCTACAGCATCGGCGGCAAGACCGGTACAGCCGAAAAATTCGTGGACGGCGCTTACAACAGCACCTATTACGTCACCTCCTTTTTCTGCTACGCGCCGGTCGAGGATCCGCGGTACTCCATTCTTCTGGTACTCGACGAGCCCGACCCCAGTGCCTTTGGGGGCACCAGCGCCGCGCCGACAGCCATCAACCTGATGAAGCAGGTGCTGGACTACATGGGCGGCCAGACCGACAGCGACACCCAGATTCAACAGAATGCCATCACCGTGCCCGATCTGATCGGCCAGGAAAAGGATTTTGCGGTTAAGATTCTGGAGGAAAAGGGCATCAAGTACAAGCTGGACGTGAAGGGCGACGGCGATACCGTCATTTCCCAGAGCTTCCCGGCCCAGAGTGTCTACGACCCCAACACAGAGCTGGTGCTTGAAATTGGCTCCCAGAGCAGTGAAAATGGCGACAAGGTCACAGTTCCAGACCTCAACGGCATGTCCATCCAGTCTGTCAACGAGATCGTCACCGGCCTTGGCCTCAACCTCAAAGTCACCGGCTCCGGCTTTGCCGCCGAGCAGTCCGTGGCAGCAGGAAGCGTTGTCGACAAGGGAAGTGAGATCAGCGTCACCTTTAAGCCTTAG
- the mraZ gene encoding division/cell wall cluster transcriptional repressor MraZ → MFFGEYEHNIDDKGRLIIPSKFREALGRDFVITKGLDCCLFVFSTEEWEIFVNKLRTLPISDKDARDFTRFFFSGASECALDKQGRISIPPSLRKHARLEKETKIIGVSNRLEIWNTENWDSYNNMDVSDIADKMAELGI, encoded by the coding sequence ATGTTCTTTGGCGAATACGAGCATAATATTGACGACAAGGGCCGTCTGATCATCCCGTCCAAATTCAGGGAGGCACTCGGCAGGGACTTTGTCATTACCAAGGGGCTTGACTGCTGCCTTTTTGTCTTTTCGACCGAGGAGTGGGAGATCTTTGTGAACAAGCTCAGAACCCTGCCCATTTCGGATAAGGACGCCCGGGATTTTACACGCTTCTTCTTCAGCGGCGCATCGGAGTGCGCGCTGGACAAGCAGGGGCGTATCTCCATCCCGCCGTCTCTCAGAAAGCATGCCCGGCTCGAAAAGGAAACCAAGATCATTGGGGTTTCCAACCGGCTTGAAATCTGGAACACTGAAAACTGGGACAGCTACAACAATATGGACGTCAGCGATATTGCCGATAAAATGGCAGAGCTGGGAATCTAG
- a CDS encoding RAMP4 family protein: MENMQNSWVISDTMNLDTASASESLGRTATRKATHRKAKNTAKASGRKPRSRAKAKELTALSYLVIAAVLIFVVCIGLLFQQSMISELNEEVRTMQAELEDKQAVNDSKNGQIMASTEDLSGIEATARGYGMTTPTASQYVYETTMENTQRASADTQGDSWLRSIFK; encoded by the coding sequence ATGGAGAACATGCAGAACAGTTGGGTTATTTCGGACACCATGAATTTGGACACGGCTTCAGCCAGTGAGAGCCTGGGCCGTACCGCCACCCGAAAAGCAACGCATCGAAAAGCTAAAAATACCGCAAAGGCCAGCGGCAGAAAGCCGAGAAGCCGCGCCAAGGCCAAGGAGCTGACCGCCCTGTCCTATCTGGTGATCGCGGCCGTGCTTATTTTTGTGGTCTGTATCGGTCTTTTGTTCCAGCAGTCCATGATTTCAGAGCTGAACGAGGAAGTGCGCACCATGCAGGCCGAGCTTGAGGACAAGCAGGCAGTGAACGACAGTAAAAACGGGCAGATCATGGCCAGCACCGAGGACTTGAGCGGCATTGAAGCCACCGCCAGAGGCTACGGCATGACCACACCCACCGCCAGCCAGTACGTTTATGAGACCACCATGGAAAACACGCAGAGAGCGTCAGCGGACACCCAGGGCGACAGCTGGCTCCGTTCGATTTTTAAATAA